Proteins from one Bombus pyrosoma isolate SC7728 linkage group LG16, ASM1482585v1, whole genome shotgun sequence genomic window:
- the LOC122576716 gene encoding uncharacterized protein LOC122576716 isoform X3, producing the protein MNLLYFVAAVIWITTVTATLESDSHGNWSNEKKLFEHAYEQDLLNSQKEEETENIEQQFTNQHERIFNSSEIAKAIKEEEETLTVKFLNEKEEIHQVNESQQQFSKQLVQPYVLPLKAKSSSEDILNESLDTIARLGRTSQSTFNETVTVEYIPSQEIVLQDSSTTSKYFSQESNTSDIDQSIPEENLDIESIGEFGQRVRSSSSSRPRSNESHRRFRVKQPLDVSSFSEDQRKQYRKSARPYVSKKLNISNSNLNTSSKERLPSSLMKSTESQRTLKQKETGGDRANSLSIIKDASSSTSAPIVSVSLGKFSGPIVVPDFPRQKKYSYTTTSDYTDKNEVSKLTTAVTESVKPKVSEDGYLAASPVILNPLQVGVALMNAGQDLNLVNDQITLTKLYPQNKSETLEVTKIDNQSLVQSDAPVSRNLSFDSDQVSQQERISEVIATNSPVQSVEIQKSVEIFHTAPIQEIHYPVEFIPSAQQLPLLKQHAQEDYRKPGRSQSKDQRQSQINIYRSNEILDESINNQEHSRYEYNVNENDIIYSAGSGQVDQTVALPRPVEVKPIFGVTGQVDGAQYDQVTHSRVQGIPEAKIKLSNYELPKGPAPAVAQPSRGIESLSGLTNLENLQVTQEAPQILLTKVTSEPPTELRLLMSMSQPYSVEKNIHVPQTVDVIEKKVPYPVEKVIEKQITIPQPFPVHIPIDRVVEKQIRIPYPVHVEKVIEKKVPFAIQRFIIPLPIHFRVSQPVSIPVEKVVEKPVPVPVPVEKVIEKPVLLPRPYSIEIEKGRPYPLENSKHIKSAPIYNIQPDGNYQQSVRQNFQTPVESIYGTDNEQSYYNSTNQFYGQGYLALNRPHARQPLIHSLPKKFASYSVQHPHSVTYSVTNGNLVAYGRTSEKDKVKDEYVGPVPRKTATTIQSKSLYSAPDIQTTLRRTRQEIGNTGNFRQSKMEYGFKPPMVPSVQYDEQTATKVE; encoded by the exons aaactttttgAACATGCCTATGAACAAGATCTACTCAATAGccagaaagaagaagaaactgaaaatatcgaacaacAATTTACAAATCAACATGAGAGAATCTTCAATTCCTCTGAAATTGCCAAAGCTAttaaagaagaggaagaaacgcTGACTGTGAAATTTCTTAATGAGAAAGAGGAAATTCATCAAGTG AATGAATCCCAACAGCAATTTTCTAAACAATTAGTTCAACCATATGTCCTACCTTTGAAAGCAAAAAGCTCTTCAGAAGACATATTAAACGAATCGCTCGATACCATTGCGAGGTTAGGAAGGACCAGTCAAAGTACATTTAACGAGACAGTCACAGTGGAGTACATTCCATCTCAAGAAATAGTTCTACAAGATTCGAGCACAACTAGCAAATATTTCTCTCAAGAAAGTAACACCAGTGACATAGATCAATCTATTCCAGAAGAAAACCTAGATATTGAAAGTATAGGCGAATTTGGACAACGAGTACGCAGCTCATCCTCATCCAGACCAAGAAGTAACGAGAGTCACAGACGATTCAGAGTAAAACAACCTCTCGATGTTTCATCGTTTTCCGAGGATCAAAGAAAACAGTATAGAAAGAGTGCTCGTCCTTATGTAtccaaaaaattgaatatttcaaacagtAATCTAAACACGTCTTCGAAGGAACGACTTCCTTCGTCTCTGATGAAGAGCACAGAGTCTCAGAGAACCTTGAAGCAGAAGGAAACTGGTGGAGATCGTGCTAACAGTTTATCCATAATTAAGGATGCTTCTTCATCAACTTCTGCTCCCATCGTATCAGTTTCTTTAGGCAAATTTTCTGGACCAATAGTAGTTCCAGACTTTCCACGACAGAAGAAATACTCCTACACTACCACATCTGATTATACTGATAAAAACGAGGTTTCAAAGCTAACCACAGCTGTAACGGAATCAGTAAAACCAAAAGTTTCAGAAGATGGATATTTGGCGGCATCACCTGTTATCCTAAATCCTCTGCAGGTTGGTGTTGCCTTGATGAACGCTGGGCAAGATCTAAATTTAGTCAATGACCAAATCACATTGACAAAACTATATCCCCAGAACAAATCTGAGACACTAGAAGTTACCAAGATTGATAATCAAAGTTTGGTTCAAAGCGACGCCCCAGTTTCTAGGAACTTGAGCTTCGACAGTGATCAGGTATCGCAACAAGAGCGAATTTCTGAGGTGATAGCCACAAACTCGCCAGTTCAGTCGGTTGAGATCCAAAAATCCGTGGAAATATTCCATACAGCCCCCATTCAGGAGATCCACTACCCTGTGGAGTTCATTCCTAGCGCCCAGCAGCTGCCATTATTAAAGCAGCATGCACAGGAAGATTATAGAAAGCCAGGAAGGAGTCAATCGAAGGATCAGAGACAAAGTCAGATTAATATATACAGGAGCAACGAGATCTTGGACGAAAGTATTAATAACCAAGAACATAGTCGTTATGAGTATAATGTGAATGAGAATGACATTATTTATTCAGCAGGAAGTGGCCAGGTCGACCAGACCGTGGCTTTGCCTCGTCCAGTAGAGGTCAAACCCATTTTCGGGGTTACGGGGCAAGTAGACGGCGCTCAATATGATCAGGTAACACACTCTAGAGTGCAAGGAATTCCTgaagcaaaaattaaattgagtAACTACGAGCTGCCAAAGGGGCCAGCCCCTGCTGTTGCACAACCATCGAGGGGAATAGAGAGTCTTTCAGGTTTGACTAATTTAGAGAACCTGCAAGTGACTCAAGAAGCGCCTCAGATTCTGCTGACCAAAGTTACCAGCGAACCACCGACTGAATTGAGGCTCCTGATGTCGATGTCACAGCCATATTCCGTGGAGAAAAACATCCATGTGCCTCAGACGGTGGACGTGATTGAAAAAAAGGTGCCATACCCAGTGGAGAAAGTGATAGAGAAGCAGATAACGATTCCCCAACCGTTCCCCGTACACATACCGATAGACAGGGTAGTAGAGAAGCAGATACGGATCCCATATCCTGTCCACGTGGAGAAGGTGATTGAGAAGAAAGTACCATTCGCCATCCAGAGGTTCATCATACCTTTACCAATTCACTTTAGGGTTTCTCAACCGGTTTCAATTCCGGTGGAGAAGGTGGTAGAGAAACCTGTACCGGTACCAGTGCCTGTGGAGAAGGTCATTGAGAAGCCTGTGCTCCTACCTAGACCGTACTCGATAGAAATCGAGAAAGGTAGACCATATCCCTTGGAGAATAGTAAACATATAAAATCAGCcccaatttataatattcagcCTGATGGTAATTATCAGCAATCGGTAAGGCAGAATTTCCAGACACCAGTGGAGTCAATTTATGGAACTGATAATGAGCAAAGTTACTATAATTCGACGAATCAGTTTTATGGACAAGGGTATTTGGCCTTAAATCGTCCTCATGCTAGGCAACCATTGATACACTCATTGCCGAAGAAATTTGCGTCATACAGCGTTCAACATCCTCATTCGGTGACTTATTCAGTAACTAATGGTAATTTAGTGGCTTATGGAAGGACATCGGAGAAGGACAAGGTTAAGGACGAGTACGTAGGTCCAGTGCCAAGGAAAACTGCCACTACAATACAATCCAAGTCTCTGTATTCAGCACCGGATATTCAGACTACGTTGAGAAGAACGAGGCAGGAAATTGGTAACACTGGAAACTTCAGGCAGTCCAAGATGGAATACGGGTTCAAGCCACCCATGGTACCTTCTGTCCAATATGATGAACAGACGGCAACGAAGGTGGAATAA
- the LOC122576716 gene encoding uncharacterized protein LOC122576716 isoform X4, producing the protein MYCLDDALNILLQLCILKLFEHAYEQDLLNSQKEEETENIEQQFTNQHERIFNSSEIAKAIKEEEETLTVKFLNEKEEIHQVNESQQQFSKQLVQPYVLPLKAKSSSEDILNESLDTIARLGRTSQSTFNETVTVEYIPSQEIVLQDSSTTSKYFSQESNTSDIDQSIPEENLDIESIGEFGQRVRSSSSSRPRSNESHRRFRVKQPLDVSSFSEDQRKQYRKSARPYVSKKLNISNSNLNTSSKERLPSSLMKSTESQRTLKQKETGGDRANSLSIIKDASSSTSAPIVSVSLGKFSGPIVVPDFPRQKKYSYTTTSDYTDKNEVSKLTTAVTESVKPKVSEDGYLAASPVILNPLQVGVALMNAGQDLNLVNDQITLTKLYPQNKSETLEVTKIDNQSLVQSDAPVSRNLSFDSDQVSQQERISEVIATNSPVQSVEIQKSVEIFHTAPIQEIHYPVEFIPSAQQLPLLKQHAQEDYRKPGRSQSKDQRQSQINIYRSNEILDESINNQEHSRYEYNVNENDIIYSAGSGQVDQTVALPRPVEVKPIFGVTGQVDGAQYDQVTHSRVQGIPEAKIKLSNYELPKGPAPAVAQPSRGIESLSGLTNLENLQVTQEAPQILLTKVTSEPPTELRLLMSMSQPYSVEKNIHVPQTVDVIEKKVPYPVEKVIEKQITIPQPFPVHIPIDRVVEKQIRIPYPVHVEKVIEKKVPFAIQRFIIPLPIHFRVSQPVSIPVEKVVEKPVPVPVPVEKVIEKPVLLPRPYSIEIEKGRPYPLENSKHIKSAPIYNIQPDGNYQQSVRQNFQTPVESIYGTDNEQSYYNSTNQFYGQGYLALNRPHARQPLIHSLPKKFASYSVQHPHSVTYSVTNGNLVAYGRTSEKDKVKDEYVGPVPRKTATTIQSKSLYSAPDIQTTLRRTRQEIGNTGNFRQSKMEYGFKPPMVPSVQYDEQTATKGLIYSR; encoded by the exons aaactttttgAACATGCCTATGAACAAGATCTACTCAATAGccagaaagaagaagaaactgaaaatatcgaacaacAATTTACAAATCAACATGAGAGAATCTTCAATTCCTCTGAAATTGCCAAAGCTAttaaagaagaggaagaaacgcTGACTGTGAAATTTCTTAATGAGAAAGAGGAAATTCATCAAGTG AATGAATCCCAACAGCAATTTTCTAAACAATTAGTTCAACCATATGTCCTACCTTTGAAAGCAAAAAGCTCTTCAGAAGACATATTAAACGAATCGCTCGATACCATTGCGAGGTTAGGAAGGACCAGTCAAAGTACATTTAACGAGACAGTCACAGTGGAGTACATTCCATCTCAAGAAATAGTTCTACAAGATTCGAGCACAACTAGCAAATATTTCTCTCAAGAAAGTAACACCAGTGACATAGATCAATCTATTCCAGAAGAAAACCTAGATATTGAAAGTATAGGCGAATTTGGACAACGAGTACGCAGCTCATCCTCATCCAGACCAAGAAGTAACGAGAGTCACAGACGATTCAGAGTAAAACAACCTCTCGATGTTTCATCGTTTTCCGAGGATCAAAGAAAACAGTATAGAAAGAGTGCTCGTCCTTATGTAtccaaaaaattgaatatttcaaacagtAATCTAAACACGTCTTCGAAGGAACGACTTCCTTCGTCTCTGATGAAGAGCACAGAGTCTCAGAGAACCTTGAAGCAGAAGGAAACTGGTGGAGATCGTGCTAACAGTTTATCCATAATTAAGGATGCTTCTTCATCAACTTCTGCTCCCATCGTATCAGTTTCTTTAGGCAAATTTTCTGGACCAATAGTAGTTCCAGACTTTCCACGACAGAAGAAATACTCCTACACTACCACATCTGATTATACTGATAAAAACGAGGTTTCAAAGCTAACCACAGCTGTAACGGAATCAGTAAAACCAAAAGTTTCAGAAGATGGATATTTGGCGGCATCACCTGTTATCCTAAATCCTCTGCAGGTTGGTGTTGCCTTGATGAACGCTGGGCAAGATCTAAATTTAGTCAATGACCAAATCACATTGACAAAACTATATCCCCAGAACAAATCTGAGACACTAGAAGTTACCAAGATTGATAATCAAAGTTTGGTTCAAAGCGACGCCCCAGTTTCTAGGAACTTGAGCTTCGACAGTGATCAGGTATCGCAACAAGAGCGAATTTCTGAGGTGATAGCCACAAACTCGCCAGTTCAGTCGGTTGAGATCCAAAAATCCGTGGAAATATTCCATACAGCCCCCATTCAGGAGATCCACTACCCTGTGGAGTTCATTCCTAGCGCCCAGCAGCTGCCATTATTAAAGCAGCATGCACAGGAAGATTATAGAAAGCCAGGAAGGAGTCAATCGAAGGATCAGAGACAAAGTCAGATTAATATATACAGGAGCAACGAGATCTTGGACGAAAGTATTAATAACCAAGAACATAGTCGTTATGAGTATAATGTGAATGAGAATGACATTATTTATTCAGCAGGAAGTGGCCAGGTCGACCAGACCGTGGCTTTGCCTCGTCCAGTAGAGGTCAAACCCATTTTCGGGGTTACGGGGCAAGTAGACGGCGCTCAATATGATCAGGTAACACACTCTAGAGTGCAAGGAATTCCTgaagcaaaaattaaattgagtAACTACGAGCTGCCAAAGGGGCCAGCCCCTGCTGTTGCACAACCATCGAGGGGAATAGAGAGTCTTTCAGGTTTGACTAATTTAGAGAACCTGCAAGTGACTCAAGAAGCGCCTCAGATTCTGCTGACCAAAGTTACCAGCGAACCACCGACTGAATTGAGGCTCCTGATGTCGATGTCACAGCCATATTCCGTGGAGAAAAACATCCATGTGCCTCAGACGGTGGACGTGATTGAAAAAAAGGTGCCATACCCAGTGGAGAAAGTGATAGAGAAGCAGATAACGATTCCCCAACCGTTCCCCGTACACATACCGATAGACAGGGTAGTAGAGAAGCAGATACGGATCCCATATCCTGTCCACGTGGAGAAGGTGATTGAGAAGAAAGTACCATTCGCCATCCAGAGGTTCATCATACCTTTACCAATTCACTTTAGGGTTTCTCAACCGGTTTCAATTCCGGTGGAGAAGGTGGTAGAGAAACCTGTACCGGTACCAGTGCCTGTGGAGAAGGTCATTGAGAAGCCTGTGCTCCTACCTAGACCGTACTCGATAGAAATCGAGAAAGGTAGACCATATCCCTTGGAGAATAGTAAACATATAAAATCAGCcccaatttataatattcagcCTGATGGTAATTATCAGCAATCGGTAAGGCAGAATTTCCAGACACCAGTGGAGTCAATTTATGGAACTGATAATGAGCAAAGTTACTATAATTCGACGAATCAGTTTTATGGACAAGGGTATTTGGCCTTAAATCGTCCTCATGCTAGGCAACCATTGATACACTCATTGCCGAAGAAATTTGCGTCATACAGCGTTCAACATCCTCATTCGGTGACTTATTCAGTAACTAATGGTAATTTAGTGGCTTATGGAAGGACATCGGAGAAGGACAAGGTTAAGGACGAGTACGTAGGTCCAGTGCCAAGGAAAACTGCCACTACAATACAATCCAAGTCTCTGTATTCAGCACCGGATATTCAGACTACGTTGAGAAGAACGAGGCAGGAAATTGGTAACACTGGAAACTTCAGGCAGTCCAAGATGGAATACGGGTTCAAGCCACCCATGGTACCTTCTGTCCAATATGATGAACAGACGGCAACGAAG GGACTTATATACAGTCGATAA